In Oncorhynchus gorbuscha isolate QuinsamMale2020 ecotype Even-year linkage group LG26, OgorEven_v1.0, whole genome shotgun sequence, the DNA window aagagagggagagagagaaacgtcTGTTTGTGCCTCGGCAGAGTTGATGGATTTCATACCAGCCCACTATTAATGAACTCTGAACAACCTGTACCAATTTGACATCTTGTGTTGAAGCGAACTCAACTGTTAATTTGACAATGTAGGTAGAATAAGTTGAAGGTGTTGCAAATGCACATGGATGGTTCAACGTTGGTGAATTTTGAAATATCACACTCAAACAAGAACATTATAGCAGATCTCCCCTTGACCAGTTGTttctaaaaaaacaaacatacaaaccTGGCGTGTGCTTGTAGGTGTGCTCTGTTAGATATTGATTTTAAATAGTGATCTATTTTCAGTGGGAAATTAATAAGTTGCCTGTAGGCAGAGGAGGATAAGTGAGTGAAAGGGGAACAGAACATTTGTACAAGAGATCGAGATCGAAAAGTCACTGCAATGTGCCTTCTCATGCTGTTACCGCAACACGCCTGATGAACACACTGTTTTCGCTTAGCGTCGGCCCTTCTGTGACAGTGAAACTTGAGAGACATTTTTTTTCCCCCAGTCATGTCTCGACGAAACCAACTGTCTAAATGGTCTCTGTCTGAGAATGTAACTCGAGACTCTCAGACTCTCATCTTAGAACTAAAGTGTTGTTTGGCATTCGCCATCTGCAGGAAATGACAATTATCCCACCATAAACAACTGTCCACAAGAGTGTCGCATTCTGGAGTGGGGAAACTCATGCACCCCTCTGTAGTGTGTCCTTAAAATATCTCTTTATAGTTCACTTCAAGGGGGATTCTCTGTATACAGTCAAATCAGGCTTGATCTTGCCCCTGGATTTCTTATCAGATCTAAATATGAACAGTCTTTCCGTTCATTTGCGGTTGGCCCTTACGTGTGTAATGCTGCTGTGAAACCCCTTCAGGAATTCAGGGTTTCCTGTTAGAGAATCAGTCAAACACGCTAGACTCAGAGGGATAAGATCAAATGGCTGCCCAGTGTGTTCTGTTTTGCCTCTCGATAACCCTTTAGCTCACCAGGTTATTGTTACAGTGCGCACAACATGATTTAATGTAAACCCACTGTAAAATGATCACATCGACACAATTCATTCAGCGAAGGTAACATGGTAAACTCAAACAATGCACTGCAAAtacaacagcaaacaatgcagctATACAAGTGTTGACAAGATAAGTGGTGTACTGGGTTCAAACAGAGGTTAACTCAtccttctattctctctgtcttcctctgtccctGTTGGTGTACGTAGCAATGTTCAACCTGGCAGACCCCAGCACAAAAGTCATATTATGAACTCTGGGCCAGTCCCCTCCAGAACATGCAAGGGCTGCAGGTGAGACTAGACACACGCCCTGGCAACCCACAATCCTCTCTGCTCAACAACcacctcatctgtctctctcctgttattaACTTCATTATATGGTTCATAACTGcatgttctatgttttgtgtgtgcgtgtgtgtgtgtctgtgtatgtgtgtcaaagGGATACAGTCACTGACAAAGTGGTGGAGCTCTACTCTCACAGCTGGAGGAAGCAGGAGGACAAGTTCAGAAATTTCAGGTGAAATATCCACGCACAATAAACCCAGACTCTGAGCCCCACTAAAAGCCAGCCACGATGAGCCTAAGACCACTTTGTGAGGGTCACAAACTAAAACCAAAGGGATGTTTCCTTTCTACCTTAGAAGAATGAGAAACAAAAGCACGTGGAAGTGTGCTTAAAAGCAGGGGAAGTGACCTGTGAAATGTTAGCGTTTACTTCTTCGCGCtgctagtagcagcagcagcagaggtcAGAGTCGTGTGATTGTTGCATCAGTCGGTGGGTATTTCCCTTCTCAGCTGTCCTGTCTCCGCAGGCTAACACTGGTTTAGTAAAGCTCCCTCTGAGTATACAGACTTCAACAACACCAAACAACACAAAGGAGAACTGCAAGGAGCTTTGTAAATGAATAAACACTTGAGAGCAGGAAGGACACTCGAGAGCAGAAATTCTAAAAGACTATATTTCTCAATCAACATCCCTTTCCAATTTTTATATTTATATCAAGACAAGACGATGAAGCCTTGTTCATGTATCCCTGTATCTGATATTTTCTTACATTTATCACCAGTAGCTTTTTATACCTAACTTATTAACCAGACTGTTTCAAAATAAGAGAAACGTGTGTATGAAGTACGATTCGTTTACAGTACGCTTTTAATACTGTGTCTTTAGAATCAAAAGGTTATTGTTGTGTTCTCAGGTCTCTTCTGAGTAACAGATGTCATGGACTCACCAAAGCTATGGTAACACAGGCGAACACTCCTCTGGGGTCAAAGGTTGTGTAcgatggagagaagaggaagcCTCTTCAGGTGACCCCTGAACTGTTCAGTACCTTTGCTAAGGTTTGTTGCTCTGGTCCAGAGCGTCACCTCAATgaatagtgtgtgtgagtgtgtgtttaagaAAGAGAGTGACATGACACATGTTGTGTTGCCTTACAGGAGAATCCTTTTGTGAATACGACATGGGATACGTGTTCTGTGGTTGGGAATGGAGGAATCCTAGCTAATAGCAGCTGTGGAGAGAAAATCGACTCCGCCCAGTTTGTTATCAGGTGTGAGACAGAAAACTTACTCCACAATAATTACCTTTCCCTCCCAAACATTGTTAGACACAAATTCACTGACTATTtccctctatgtctccctctctcaggtgtAACCTCCCTCCTCTGGAGAATGGCTATGAGCGAGACGTGGGCAACAAGACAGACTTGGTGACAGCTAATCCCAGCATCCTCATGGAGAAGTGAGTTTGGGGGTACATTGTGCTTCTCATACTGTTTATTCATCTGGTGTTTTATGGTGGATTGAGAAATGATCTGATCATATATTCTGGTGCTGGTCAAATTCATCTCCTCCAGCTGTTCTTCAcctcttctctttttttctctccatcccatcctctctcAGATATGGGGGCCTGCAGGAGCGTCGTCGGCCCTTTGTGGAGAGCCTGCGTAGCTATGGCGACTCCCTGATGCTCCTGCCAGCCTTCTCGTACGGCCCCAACACGCCCGTGTCTCTGCGGGCCCTCTACACCATCCAGGACTTTGACAGCCCCTCGCGGCCCGTCTTCCTCAACCCAGAGTACCTACAGAGTCTGGCGCGCTTCTGGCAGGGCCAGGGCCTGCGAACGGTACGCCTCAGCACAGGACTCATCGTGGCTAGCCTGGCGTTGGAGCTGTGTGCCAACGTGCATCTCTACGGGTTCTGGCCCTTTAATGAACACCCCCACCGACACCAGCCCCTCACCAACCACTACTACGACGACAGGCAGAGTAAGAAGACGGTGCACGCCATGCCCGCTGAGTTTGACCACCTGCTAAGACTCCACACACAGGGCGTGCTCAGGATACACCTGGGAGAGTGTGCACCCACCGCCAGGTAGGCCCCACCCCTATACCGGAAATGTACCTACAGCTAGGACATACACAACAGGGACATAGGGCTCTCCTGTAGACTCTCTCAGGGTTCTTACCCAGTCGTTGCTACCTGCCAGATCGGATGGCCCCGACTGGCCCTGAACACTCTGGTATTCAGCACAGGGGCATGTTTTATGTGTCAGCTGTCTGGTCACAGTGGAGGAGCAAGGTGGAGGCTGGGACATTTAGTCTCCCCAGCAGCCGTTTGTCGATTCTCATTGTTGAGAGTCTGCAGAACAGGTTGATCCGCAATCAAATGATTTGTACTGGACCCAAAATGGGTATAAATACATGAAATATGCATATCATATACTGTATAGATTTACAATGATGTTTTTATCGTCACAAGTGTTCCAGCTAGAACATAgagaatgtttttttgttttgttggacATTAACTGAGAAGCCATTTTGGTGGTTAAATACAAAGTATCTTGGAGCATGTATGATTTAGATGGCCTTCCCAACTACAGTGGAGGGCCTAATATGACTACGCTTTCTGACTGTAGCCAAAATGATCACATGCGAGTCTTTAAGAGTTAACTGAATGTATGGTCATGTCAATCTAACACCTCCTGGATTGGACAATCTTCAGCTGGACCGTTACAGTCATATACATATTTAATATCAATGATGATTAAATGTGTTATATCTCATTGTGACATGGTGTATAATACATTCAATGTGGTACAGGGTCCTTCCATGAAATGAGCCCCTTTTTTGTCTCTTTTGATATttgaagtagaaattgtgcaccaatattgcattttaaaagactgttatattaaatgaagggcccattaatatagaccacatgggaAATTCAATAAGTCCGATTTTTAATATGAATAAAGACTGGCTAAAGTACCAGAATTCAGAATTTCTATATCTCCCTCTGTGACATCAAGAAAGATTCTAACACACTTAAACCCAACATATTTtttaccatcattgtaaagctctagttattttgttgctttgaccaagttatttctgaagattattatttatttcgtatgataaaaaataaaaaataaatgcctGTCtgtcattttaaggtcaaccctgtgaactgaactctcgttttaatatggtgaaactattccttttaaaaatgttttttgaaATGAAACATTGAatatctaatagtcaaatcatattGTAAAAGTAGAGCTGCTTCTCATCTTTACTTTGgcaattttctggtgttttgtggtggaaaactgagtgggTCGAGCATGacatgtcaaccctgttacccatataGGAACAGGCTAGAATTCTTTTTAGTTTTTTGTGATGCTTGCGTTCAAGTgccattctctgtttcacccaaCAAGCTTCCATTGCTCCTGTCACAAGGAATGGTACACCCTGTTGCAGTCAACCTTgatactttatttggcacttaataggcaCCGACGAGTCATTTTTTATCCAAACTCTTAAAATGAGAAAACACTTTTTAAaattaagttgaacatgtgctctccatgacagaatgttaaaattagatgaaataaaacacttttttttcccTCACCAAGTTAGACTACCCAAAAACCCAGCTAACAACAAACGCTCCCACAACTTTAGAGAACGTTTCGTTAAGTGTCTCATTAGGCCACCAGAAGGGACTCGTTTCCTGGAATGCCCCTACTACTATATCAACACTTTTTGTTTCATAATTTCAAAATACATTTTGGGAAAGAAGAAACAGTGTTTCGATGATCCTGTAaacataaaataacaataaagGGCTCTTACACAGCAAGGACTATACTACATACCTCACAACAAACGAACTCAGAGTAATGATGCAATTGTCTTTAAAACAAATGTGAAAATGATCTAGTGAATGTCATTAGTCCATTGTTAGTCCAGTGCTTGAAAGTGACCTGGCACAGTGTGTTTTATTAGTAACATTAACACACTGATGTTACATAACCCTTCAAACAGAGATCTCTTCCAATCTGGTTCTTTGTACCATTTGACAGTCCTGGATGTAGCTCAAAGATGGCCTGGGCCCCAGCCTCACTCTCAGGCCTCAGTCTCCCGGTTGGCTCTCTGGGTAGTGCCATGCCCACACTGGTACAACGCAACACAACCTCCCAGAGCCAGAAGCCTTGGGCTGGGCCCGACACCAACGTCTCTGGACCATCAGGACTTGGGCAGGGTGCTTCTGAAGACCCCACACAGGGTTCAGAGCAGAGGACAAAACACAGGACGGGGAACAGAAGGAGACCAGGGAAGTGATGAAACCCATAAACATTTCTGGGGATCCCCTTTCATAAAGAGTTTCCATGGTTACCAGCTCACAAAGGACAAAGCATTATAACAACAAATACTCCCCCCCTGTGACCATGGTGACAGTAAATAATCTGTGCTGTGACTAAGTAACAACAGCAGCGAGGGAGTGGTGGGGGGATGCAGGATTGACAGTTCACCTATTAGCACTGTAGCTGCTGTAAGTAATATGTTAAACCCAGATGCATGGgtaagaagggcattctagatCTTGTATTATTTCCCTATAATGCAAGATATGTTTGGAAGGTAGAATTCATTAGCTAttcattcttacatgttctatgtttgggctgcttttgaaagcaaaagtccaattgaaaacattattgtcatttttttttaaactcgaTTTTCATAATGGTAAGCTCGGACTAATGGTTTTATTAGCTAAAAtagcaagtctgtttgtttggttaccacggcaaactgtagctatctagtaaacttgctagctacttcaatggatgttgaacacatttctagcgtCAAATGTCTTAAATTATAGCCatggttgtcacgccctgatctgtttcacctgtccttgtgcttgtctccacctccctccaggtttcgcccatcttccccacttatcctctgggtatacctgtgtttcctgtctagttgtgccagtttgtcttgtttgttcaagtcaaccagcgatTGGCTCAGTGCCTGCTTTTTCCCTAGTCTCTCTTCTTCTCGACCcttgcctgacctgaccctgggcctgcctgtaccttggccccactactctggattatagacccctgcctgccttgacctgtcgtttgcctgcccctgttgttgcaataaacattgttacttcaacacagtctgcacttgggtcttacctgaaacttAATAATGGTATAAAGGAGATAATCAACTCGGGGCTCTATgagttctctggaaaataatgcaactctgTGGAAGGTCAGTTCCACTCACCTAGCGCGTcgtggaacacaccttccaccttactattgtgtaccttagtagcgcttcccttcctcctctttctacacCTTCCACCtcgttcattattttccatagaaaGCATGGCCCCGAGTGGATTATTCCCAACCGACATTTCTTCGACCTCACTCCAATATGCTTTCCACACCATTTCAATGTATTTTGCTAGACCTCCAAGATAGACATTAACGGACTCTTATGCCACTACAAAGAGCATTAACTATGTATGGAATGCTGTGTGAAAATGTCTTAGTATTGAGGCTGGTTTTTCAATtattcagaccgtttgctatgagactcgaaattgagctcaggtgcatcctgttcccattgatctttctacaacttgattggtgtccacctgcagtaaattcaattgattggatatgatttggaaaggcacacacctgtctatatgacgtcccacagttgacagtgcatgtcagaccaaaaaccaagccatgtggtcgaaggaactgtgtctaggcacagatctggggaagggtaccaaaaaaggtCTGATTGAACCAAGGTTGaactccccaagaacacagtggcctccattatccttctgtagctcagttggtagagcatggtgcttgtaacgccagggtagtgggttcgatccccgggaccacccatacgtaggatgtatgcacacatgactgtaagtcgctttggataaaagcgtctgctaaatggcatatattattattattcttaaatggaagaagtttggaaccaccaagacccccTAGACTTCCTAGAGTTggaactgagcaatcaggggagaagggccttggtcagggaggtgatcaagaacccaatggtcactctaaccgagttccagagttcctctgtggagatgggagaaccatccagaaggataacaatctctgcagcactctatcaatcaggcctttattgtagagtggccaatcggaagccactcctgtaaaaggcacatgacagcctgcttggagtttgccaaaaggcacccaaaggactctgaccatgagaaacaagattcactggtcagatgaaaccaagattgaactctttggcctgaatgccaagtgtcacgtctgtaggaaacctggcaccatccctacggtaaagcatggtggtggcagcatcatgctgtgtggatgtttttcagcagtaggactgggagactaatctggagagacctgaaaatagctgtgcagcgacgctccccatccaacctgacagagtttgagaggatcggcagagaagaatgggagaaactccacaaatacaggtgtgccaagcttgtagcgtcatacccaagaagtcttgaggctgtaatcgctgccaaaggtgattcaacaaagtactgagtaaagggtctgaataaatgtgatatttcagtttttcgtTTTTTTAAACttgaatttaatccattttagaataaggctgtaatgtaagaaaatgtggaaaaagtcaaggggtctgaacacaaTAGTGCGCCACCAGTAACCTTTAGCACATATTATTCCTCCTGCATTCTACTATCATTACTGCACCTTGCCAGTCCAGAGCAGATATTTTCACTGTGTCTCCAGCCACTGGGGATACCTAAATTACCGGCTGGGTACTCTTGGTTTTTTTATCGTCCTGGGGCAGAGAACCAACCGGAACAATCCCCTGGAAAGCACTGGTGTTactcctttcctcttcccttgCTTTCCCCAAAGACATCATGTTAACATAGCTTCTTTAATGCCAATTCAGTCAGCTAGGACACATAATAGGGAAAATACTTTTGTTACTGTTTGAAAGCAGCGGTCCCCACATGTTGCGGTTCAAGAACATGGGTTCACGAGATTCCATTCATGTGGACTGTGACCTCAGTGTAGAGCCAGCTGCTGCTCTCAGCTCCGCTCTGCTCTGTGTCCCACTGGCCCTTATCTCTGGGGAGCACTTATTTCGGGAAATCTAACAAACAAGTACACTAACTAAATCGTTCCATTTCTTTACACTGTAATATTCACCCACCACCTCAGCTGTTTACTCACTAATGAACTGACTGACAGATGGAAGGATCGGAGAGAGTTTGTTTAAGTTTCTTAGAGTTCAAGTTCCTAGAATTGTGGTGAAATTATAAGTTTTCTGAGATTCTACTTATATTAGATTATAGATGGAATCAAACGGGCATTTCTGCATGATTGCAAATAGGAAATCCCCTCTATTGGCTTTATACCAGTGGGGCCTCTCTGAGTCAACCAAGGCTTCCCTGAAGGA includes these proteins:
- the LOC124015894 gene encoding alpha-2,8-sialyltransferase 8F-like isoform X2, with amino-acid sequence MRGLFSFLLTLSILGTVLTALVWYFFSKHNVQPGRPQHKSHIMNSGPVPSRTCKGCRDTVTDKVVELYSHSWRKQEDKFRNFRSLLSNRCHGLTKAMVTQANTPLGSKVVYDGEKRKPLQVTPELFSTFAKENPFVNTTWDTCSVVGNGGILANSSCGEKIDSAQFVIRCNLPPLENGYERDVGNKTDLVTANPSILMEKYGGLQERRRPFVESLRSYGDSLMLLPAFSYGPNTPVSLRALYTIQDFDSPSRPVFLNPEYLQSLARFWQGQGLRTVRLSTGLIVASLALELCANVHLYGFWPFNEHPHRHQPLTNHYYDDRQSKKTVHAMPAEFDHLLRLHTQGVLRIHLGECAPTARFRPSSPLILWVYLCFLSSCASLSCLFKSTSDWLSACFFPSLSSSRPLPDLTLGLPVPWPHYSGL
- the LOC124015894 gene encoding alpha-2,8-sialyltransferase 8F-like isoform X1, whose amino-acid sequence is MRGLFSFLLTLSILGTVLTALVWYFFSKHNVQPGRPQHKSHIMNSGPVPSRTCKGCRDTVTDKVVELYSHSWRKQEDKFRNFRSLLSNRCHGLTKAMVTQANTPLGSKVVYDGEKRKPLQVTPELFSTFAKENPFVNTTWDTCSVVGNGGILANSSCGEKIDSAQFVIRCNLPPLENGYERDVGNKTDLVTANPSILMEKYGGLQERRRPFVESLRSYGDSLMLLPAFSYGPNTPVSLRALYTIQDFDSPSRPVFLNPEYLQSLARFWQGQGLRTVRLSTGLIVASLALELCANVHLYGFWPFNEHPHRHQPLTNHYYDDRQSKKTVHAMPAEFDHLLRLHTQGVLRIHLGECAPTASPGCSSKMAWAPASLSGLSLPVGSLGSAMPTLVQRNTTSQSQKPWAGPDTNVSGPSGLGQGASEDPTQGSEQRTKHRTGNRRRPGK